The nucleotide window TCGCCGGCGAGGTCGACGGTCACGGCCGCGTCGGCGATGTAGCCGTCGACGTGGACGCCGATGTCGAGACAGACCAGCTCCTCGCCGAACTCGGTCCCGTCGTCGCGACCCGGGGTCGCGTGGCTCGCCTCCTCGTCGACCGAGATGTTGACCGGGAAGGCGATGCCGGCGCCCTCCTCGCGGATGCGCTCCTCGGCGTGTTCCGCGACCTCCAGATGGGTGGCGCCGGGTTCGACCAGCTCCCGAGCCTCGTTCATCACCGTCACGAGGATCTCGCCCGCCTCGCGGTACTTCCCCAGCACGTCCTCGTCCAGCGCGCTCATGTCGGCGCCTTCGACCGACCTCGGCAAAGGGGTTGCGCTCTTCTCGTCGCTCGTGTCCGGGTGAGCGGTGGGGAGTCACGGGGTGATTCGTCCGAAGGAAGATTCGGGAGGTCACCGACTGGACTAACCGATCGGTACACCTGCTAACTTCACGCATAGACTTTTCAGCCGACCAGTGTTATTCGTTCGTCATGAATTGGTTCGCCGTCGTCGTTCTCGGAGTCGGGGCGAGCTGTATCGTGTTCGCCCGGCCGCTCGCCAGCGTCCGGTATCATTCCGGGAACCGCTCTCCCCCGCGTGAATCCGGCGTCAGGGACACCCGGGCTGCGGGAGTGCTCATCGCTCTCCTCGGAGTCGTCGGTCTGCTGTTGTAACCGTCTGCTGTCTCCCATTCACTGGGCCTGCTTCCGTCGATCACTCTTCCATAAACTACAAATGGCGCTTCCCGCTCTGCGACCGACCGCTCGAAATCGAGATTCCGCGAACCCGTCCCGAACGGTCCTGCTCGCTCATCTCGTTCGCTCACGGGAGCTGGGGCACTGTTACGGACGCCCACCGGCCGGTTCCGATTCGGCTCCTCCCGTCCCCACTTCCGCGGTCTTTTTGGCCCGACCGCCGGAGGCACGCGTATGGCGAAAGAACCCCACCTCCTCGTCGAGGAGGGCGACGTCACCGAGGTCGCGCTCATCCCGGGGAACCCCGACCGCGTCGACCGCATCGCGGACTACTGCGACGACCCCGAACTCGTCTCGGAGAACCGCGAGTACCGCATCGTCAACGCGGAGTACGAGGGCTGTGAACTCACCATCTGCTCGACCGGCATCGGCTGTCCCTCGGCGGCCATCGCCATCGAGGAACTGCACAACGCCGGCGTCGAGACGGTCATCCGCGTCGGCACCTGCGGCGGCCTCCAGACGAACGTCGAGATCGGCGACATGGTCGTCGCCACCGGCGCCGCGAAGGAGGAGGGGACGAGCAAGCGGTACGAGTCGGCCACCTACCCCGCAGTCCCGGACTACGAGACGCTGACCTCCCTCGTCGACGCCGCGGAGGCACGGGGCGAGGAGGTCCACGTCGGCCCCATCGTCTCGGACGACGCCTTCTAC belongs to Halorarum halophilum and includes:
- a CDS encoding nucleoside phosphorylase; this encodes MAKEPHLLVEEGDVTEVALIPGNPDRVDRIADYCDDPELVSENREYRIVNAEYEGCELTICSTGIGCPSAAIAIEELHNAGVETVIRVGTCGGLQTNVEIGDMVVATGAAKEEGTSKRYESATYPAVPDYETLTSLVDAAEARGEEVHVGPIVSDDAFYNESDEYVEDWEAAGLLAIEMEAAAVFSLARRRGMKAGAICTADGNLVAGTQKGADSDEELPEKAKNNVGRAIALALDAVTRL